GGTCGTTCCGGCGCTCGGCCTCCCGCTGGGCCTGTTCGGCGCGCTGTCGGGCCTGCTCGGCCTCCTCGCGGGCCTCCTCGGACTCCTCGAACGCCGCGCCGAGCGACCGGCGCATCGCGTCGAACGACGACGCCAGCGTCCCGAACTCGTCGGCACGGTCGCTCTCGGGCGAGACGTCGAGGTCGCCCTCCTCGATGGCCTGGGCGGCGTCGGTCAGATTCCGGAGTTCGACACCGACGCTCCCGCCGAGGACGATTCCCAGCAGGCCGACGTGGAGCGCCAGGACGAACAGCGTGGCGGCGACCGCGCTGGCGGGACTCCCGCCCGTCCGGGTCGCGTCCAGCGCGAACAGGACGCCGAACGCCATCGTCACCGCGAGGGTGACGAACAGCGCCGCGCCGATGCGGTGGCTGTACTTCCCCGTGATCCACTCGCGGGGCGAACGTGTACTCATTACGACGAGTCTTCCTAACTACCTCAGTTATACCTTTGGGCGCGAGTATCAGATGGGATAATTGGCGCCGAGAGACCCTGATACGTACGGGTGTCCGAGCCGGTTTCCGAATCGTCGTATCGGCCCGGTAGAGATTGCCGACGAGCGGATCGTTCCGTCGACGACCGTCGCTCACGAACCATGCGCCGCGAAGTCTGCGCGCTCCCTGTAGGGTCTCGCGTCCAGTTCTGAGTGCGCGAGCGAATAGGCGAGCCGACCGCGGCGGTCATTCCAGACGGCGAACAGCGTTTTACCCCTCGCTACCGTTCTTCCTCCGGGAACTATGGCGGAGTACGACTTCGACGGACGCGTGGCGTTCGTGACCGGGGCGGCCCGGGGGCAGGGCCGCTCGCACGCGCTACGGTACGCCGAGAACGGCGCCGACGTGGTGTGTGCCGACATCGCCGAGACGACCGACGAGTCGACCTACGAGCTCGGCGACGAGACCGAACTCGACGAGACCGTCCGGGAGGTCGAGGAGCGGGGCCAGCGGGCCCTCGGCGTCCAGATGGACGTCTCCGAGGAGGCCGAGGTCGAGGCCGGGGTCGAGGAGGCCGTCTCGGAGTTCGGCCGCATCGACTTCCTCGCGAACAACGCAGGGGTCGCGCCGGTCTCCGGGCTGATGGACCTCGACGAGGAGACCTGGGACCACGCACTCGACGTGAACCTCAAGGGGATGTGGCTCTGCGCCAAGCACGTCGGCGGACACATGGTCGACCGCGGCGAGGGCGGGCGCATCGTCAACACCTCCTCGACCGCCGGGATGGTCGCCTCGCCGGGGCTGGGTCACTACACCGCCGCGAAACACGGCGTGCTGGGGCTCACGAAGACCCTGGCGATGGAGCTGGCACAGCACGACGTGACGGTCAACGCGGTCTGTCCCTCGGCGGTCGACACCCCGATGACCGGCGGCATCGTCGAGTCCATCGGCGAGGAGATGGCCGAAATCGCCGAACAGTCCGGCCCCGACAACGTGCTCGGCGAGATAATCGAGCCGGAGGACGTGAGCGCGGCGTTCATGTGGTTGTCGAGCGACGACGCCCGGTTCGTCACCGGCATCGCGCTCCCTGTCGCCGCGGGGGCGACCGCGATTTGACCGACCCGAGACACTTCGGGGGTAGTCACCCGTGAACTGGAACGAGTTCCTCGACTACGACCGGAATCGCATCGCATGGTGGCTCTACGTCGTCGCGTTAGCGGTGGGTGTGGTCTACATCGGCTGGTCGTTCGTCGGGATGTTCGTGCTGGGCGTGTTCCTCTACTACGCCTCCCGACCCATCTACGACCGGATCGACGAGTACATCGACAGCGACGGCGCGGCGGCGGCGCTGACGCTGCTGGGCATCGTGACGCCGATTCTGCTCATCATCGGCTACGTCGTTCTCGTGGGATTACGCGACGTGGCGTCGCTGTCGGGGCTCCCCGGGAGCAGCCTGATAGCGTCGTTCTTCAACGCCGAGAGCCTCACCTCGAACCAGCAGAACCTCGTGAACATGCTGGTGAACAACCCGGGTCAGCTCCAGTCGGTCGACACCGGCCGGCTTCGACAGGTGGCGAGCGCCGCCATGGCCGCGCTCGGCGCGGTCGTGGGCGCACTCGTCCTCGTCTCGCTGTCGTTCGGCCTCGCGTTCTTCCTGCTCCGGGACGACGACCGCATCGCGGCGTGGTTCCGCGACGAGATGGCCGCCAAGGGGACGACTGGCCACGCCTACGCCCACGCCGTCGACGACGAACTGGAGACGGTCTTCTACGGGAACGTCCTGTTCGTGCTGACGATGGCCATCCTCGCGGCGGTCGTCTACTACGGGTTCAACTTCCTCGCGCCGGCGGCGCTGACCATCCCGTTCCCCATCCTGCTCGCGCTGCTGACCGGGGTCGCGAGCCTCGTCCCGCTCGTCGTCGGGAAGATCGTCTACGTCCCCGTCGTCGGGTACCTCGCGTGGATCGCCTCCCAGCAGGGCGGCGTGACGATGATTTACCCC
This region of Halorussus rarus genomic DNA includes:
- a CDS encoding mycofactocin-coupled SDR family oxidoreductase, translating into MAEYDFDGRVAFVTGAARGQGRSHALRYAENGADVVCADIAETTDESTYELGDETELDETVREVEERGQRALGVQMDVSEEAEVEAGVEEAVSEFGRIDFLANNAGVAPVSGLMDLDEETWDHALDVNLKGMWLCAKHVGGHMVDRGEGGRIVNTSSTAGMVASPGLGHYTAAKHGVLGLTKTLAMELAQHDVTVNAVCPSAVDTPMTGGIVESIGEEMAEIAEQSGPDNVLGEIIEPEDVSAAFMWLSSDDARFVTGIALPVAAGATAI
- a CDS encoding AI-2E family transporter codes for the protein MNWNEFLDYDRNRIAWWLYVVALAVGVVYIGWSFVGMFVLGVFLYYASRPIYDRIDEYIDSDGAAAALTLLGIVTPILLIIGYVVLVGLRDVASLSGLPGSSLIASFFNAESLTSNQQNLVNMLVNNPGQLQSVDTGRLRQVASAAMAALGAVVGALVLVSLSFGLAFFLLRDDDRIAAWFRDEMAAKGTTGHAYAHAVDDELETVFYGNVLFVLTMAILAAVVYYGFNFLAPAALTIPFPILLALLTGVASLVPLVVGKIVYVPVVGYLAWIASQQGGVTMIYPIGLLVVSFLLLDILPQTFLQPYISGNDIHMGIMMFAYLLGPMLFGWYGFFLLPLFFVLVIQAVRIVVTDLIHGDELTPDVDAAPSLGERDLGQSGEEDGDESASASS